GGTGCGACTTCCTTGGAGCAACTGAAGAGCGATATCGCCAGCATCGACATTCGGTTGGACAGCGATGCGCTGGCTGCGATTGAAGCCGTTCACAGAGACTTGCCCGACCCCTGCCCCTGACCATGCCCCGACAGCGGGCGCCCAAGCGATTTTCTGGATGAAGTCGTTGGAGGATGGCTGCGCATCGGCGCCAACCATCCCCGATCATGCGGCGCAATAGCGCATCCCCCAACAAGCCTCTTCGCCCGGTCCCTGAACGGCAGGGCCGGACTGTCATGCCGGCTTCATACTCTCCCCCTAACGGGTCGCCGAAAGGGGAGAAATATCATGCACTTCCGTTCTCTAGCTCTTGCCGCCATCAGCCTGCCCGTTTTCGCTACGGCAACCGCGCATGCTGAAACACCCGATGCCGCACCGGCCGATTCGATCATCGTTACCGCGCAGTTGCGCGAGCAGGACGCCATCGACGTTCCCATGGCGCTCAGCGTCATCGGCCAGGATCAGATGGATCGTATGGGCCTTTATGAGTTCGACGCGCTGTCGCGCTTCGTGCCTGGCTTCGATGTGCAGAATCAGTCGCCCAACAATCCGGGTTTCGTGATGCGCGGCATCACATCGGACAGCGGCACTGCCAGCAACGAACCGCGCGTGTCGGTCTATCAGGATGGCGTATCCATCTCCAAATCGCGCGGTTCCTATGTCGAACTGTTCGACATTGAGCGGGTCGAGATCGCCAAGGGGCCGCAGTCCACCCTCTATGGTCGCGGCGCGCTGATCGGCGCGGTCAACATCATCCAGAACAAGGCGCAGCTCGACAGCTTTGAAGCGGCAGGCCGGGTTTCCTATGGCAATTATAATAGCTGGCTGGGCGAAGCGATGGTCAATGCTCCGATCGGCGAAGGCATGGCGATCCGCCTGGCCGGCCGCATCCGCAAACGCGACGGCTATACCGACAACCTGCTGGGCGGCGCGGATTTCAACTCCGCCGACACGAAGGCCGTACGCGGCAGCTTCCATGGCGAAAAAGGCGACCTCAGCTTCGACCTGATCGGCAATTATCAGAAGGATACGCCCAACGGCACCGGCTTCAAGTCGATCGCCTATAACCCGACCGACCCGACCACGGGTGCCGTAATCGGTGATCGTGGCCGCAACAGTGGCGCAGCGCTGGCGGCGGGCACCGGTTTCGAGGATGGCAAGGATCTGGGCCTCAACCGCCAGGTCTGGGGTGTCACCGGCATCGCCAGGCTGAAGCTCAACGACCAGTTCAACCTGATCTCCACCACCGCGTTTCGGCGTTTCGACGCACTGGAAATCTTCGACGCAGACGGTATTTCGCTGCCGATGCTGACGGCGGCGGAGGATGCGCGCGGCCGCCAGTTCAGCCAGGAATTCCGCCTGACCTATGACGAAGGCCCGATTACGGCCTTCCTGGGTGCCAGCTATTTCTGGGAAAATGGCACACAGCGCGTCCCCACCCAGTTTGACGAACGCGCAACGCTGGCCCGACTGGCCAATGCGCTCAACGGCGGCGGCGCGATCCCCGGCCGCCCGACGACCGATCCGGTGCCGATGGCGGTGCTGGCGAGCCCGGCCTTTACCGGGGCGCTGCTTCAGGGCGTGGCCAGCGCCTATGGCGTCGGCCTGTCGAGTGCGCAGGCCCAGGCAATCGCCGCCAACCTCAAGCCCAACCATCTGGAAAGCACCACCAATGGCGCGCGCACCAATGCGTTCGACCTGTTCGGCGACGTGACCGTGCGGCTGTCCGATCAGTTCGAGATTGGCGGCGGCCTGCGCTACACCCATGACGACAAGCGCAGCACCTTTATGTCATCGGTCGAAAATGGCCGGTCGATCCTGGGCGGCTTCATCGGCGCGCTGAGCCAGCCGACAGCCGTGCGCACTGCGTTGCTCCAAGCGCTCGCCGTGCCCGGCGCGGCGACCATCCCGACCTCGGCCGCCTATCCGGTGCCGATGTTCGGCCTTGGCGCGCAGCCGACCGCCGGCAATGGCGGCGAGGATAGCGATACGCTCAGCAATGGCGGCTTTTCCTGGCGCCTGACGGCCCGCTACAAGCCGAGCGACGACACCAGCCTCTATGCCACCTATGCGCGTGGCCGTCGCCCCGAAGTGCTGGCCGCCAGCGCGCCGTCCGCGCCAATGGGCGCCACCCGCTTCTCCGTGCTGGATTCCGAGACCGTCGACAGTTTCGAGCTGGGCGCGAAGACGGCGTTGATGAACCGCACCCTGTTCCTCGATGGCGCGGCCTTCTTCTATCAATATGATAATTTCCAGACCACGGTGCAGCAGGGCACCCAGTTCGTCCTGACCAATGCCGGCAAGGCGGAAAGCTATGGCTTCGAGGGCCAGTTGCGCTGGGTGCCGAGCGATGGGCTGACCCTGTTCGCAACCTATGCCTATAACCATAGCCGCTTCAAGACCGGCGTACGCGACGGCAACCGTTTCCGCCTGTCGCCCGACCATAGCGCCTCCTTCGGCGCCGAAGCGTCCCTGCCCGCCGGCCCCGGCCGCATCATCTTCACGCCCAGCGTGACCTGGCAGTCGAAGGTCTTCTTCGACGATGACAATGACCGCCCCGACCTGCAGCAGCCGCCAGCCGCGCTGGTCGCCGACAATATCCAGGACGAGTGGCAAGGCAGCTATGCGCTGGTCAATGCGCGGCTTGGCTATGAGGCGCCGGGTGGCGCCTGGCGGATCGAGGGCTTCATCGAAAATGCCTTCGACAAGAAATATATCATGGACGCGGGCAATACCGGCGACAGCCTGGGCATGCCGACCTTCATCGGCGGTGCGCCGCGCTTCTATGGCGTATCGGCCAGCTTCCGCTTTGGTGGTGCGCAATGAGCGAGGACAGCATGAAGCTTGATCGTCGCGCGGCGTTGGGCCTGATCGGCTCGGGCGCCGCCCTCCCCGGCATCGGCATGGCTGCGACACCAACTGCCGCCGGCTTCGCCCATGGCGTGGCGAGCGGCGATCCGACCCAGCGCGGTGCCATTCTGTGGACCCGCGTCACCCCGGCCGATCCGGCGCAGCAGGCCGCCATCGCCCTGCGCTGGCATGTCGCAGAAAACGCCGACGGCAAACCGGTCGAAAGCGGCATCGCCGAGGCGCGCGCCGCCCGCGACTTCACCGTCAAGGTCGAACCGCGCAAACTCAAGGCCGGACAGGATTATCATTACTGGTTCGAGCTGACGGACGGCACGAAATCGCCGGTCGGCCGCTTCCGCACCCTGGCCAAGGGCGCTGTGGCCGACGCTGTGCTGGCCGTAGTATCGTGCCAGCTCTACCCCGGCGGCTTCTTTACCGCCTATGATTCGATCGCCGCGCTCGACCGGATCGATGCGGTCGTGCACCTGGGCGACTATATCTATGAATATGGTGCCGACGGCTATGGCGCGGAGATCGGCCAGAAGATCGGGCGCGGGCTGGAACCGGCGCATGAGATCGTGACGCTGGCCGACTATCGTACCCGCCATGCCCATTACAAGGGCGACAGGAGCCTGCAGGCGGCCCATGCCCGCGCCGCCTTCATCTGCGTGTGGGACGATCATGAAACCGCCAATGACAGCTGGATCGGCGGCGCGGAAAATCATCAGCCTGCGACAGAGGGCGACTGGGCCAAGCGCAAGGCGGCAGCGATGCAGGCCTATTTCGAATGGATGCCGATCCGCGATCCGCAAGGCAATGATCCCTGGGAAGGCATCAACCGCCGTTTCGACTTTGGCGACCTTGCCACCCTGCTGATGGTCGAGACGCGCCTGCTCGCGCGCAGCGAACAGGCCGGGTTCAAGGGCGAGACGCCGGGACGGTCCGAAGTCGCGGCGGTGCTGGCCGAACGCAACCGACCGGACCGCGAGATGCTAGGCGAACCGCAGCGCGCCTGGCTGGAGCAGGAACTGGCCGCGTCGGTCAAGGCCGGCACGCCCTGGCAGATATTGGGCAATCAGGTGGTGATGGCGCGGGTCAACGGCCCGGACCTCGCCAAGCTGTTCGGCGCAGACAAGGCGGCCGCCATGGTCGCCACGCTGCAACCGTCGATCCGCGCTCAGGTGGAACTGGCACAGGCGGGCTATCGCGCCGGCCTGCCCTTCAACCTCGACGCGTGGGACGGCTATCCTGCCGCGCGTGAGCGGCTCTACCAGAGCATCCGCCGGACCGGTGCCCATCCGCTGGTGCTGGCGGGCGACAGTCATGCCTTCTGGGCCAACCAGCTGGCCGACCGGGACGGCAACGCGATCGGCGTCGAATTCGGCACCTCCTCGATCAGCAGTCCGTCGGTCGGCGACACGCTGCCGCAGGTGCCGCTGGGTAATCTGCTGCAGCAGGCAAGCCCGGAGGTCGCCTTTTGCGACCAGCGCGCCAAGGGCTATATCCTGCTGACGCTGACAGCGGAAAAGGCGACGGGTGACTATATCGCCATGTCGACCATCTATGCGCCCAAGGCGGAGGCCCGCACGCTCAGGCAGTTTTCGCTGACGGTCGGTGCGACCAAGTTCGATAGGGGGTGAAGCAGTCGGGCTGTGGATTTCATCCGCAGCCCCGATGGCACTCCCATTTCATACCGGGACGTTTTGGCTCGCCATGCTGCTGCAATGCCGGCCTCGCATTCTAGCGATCCATCATTCCCCTTCTATCCGGCCAAGCCACGTCTTGACCTGATTGAGCGTGCGCCGCTCCTGATCCGCCTCCATCACAAAGGGAGGCTGGAGGAGCGCTGATGCGGCATGACTTGCCAGGGCATCGGGTGCGGAGCCGACACCGTAGCCGCCATGGGTCATGAAGGGCCGCAATATTTTCCCGCGCAAGTCATGTCCTTTCAGGAAGGAAATGATCGGCGGCGGCACAGCCTGGCCCCAGATCGGGAAACCCAGGAATATCTCATCATAGGATATGATGTCGGTGACCAGCGCGGCCAGTGGCGGCTCGTAACCACTGCTATGTTCGTGTGCAGCCTGCGCGACATGCTCTTCATAATCGGCAGGATAAGGGCGCGCTGGTCTGATTTCAAACAGATCGGCGGACAGGGTGCGATGCAGGGTTTCGGCGATGACCCGGGTGTTTCCCGAGCGGGTGAGATAGGCGACAAGGGTCTTGCTGCCCTTGATGCGTGCAGTGCGGCCATCTTGGGCGCAGGCCGCCGCACCGGCAAATGCCAGCACGGCAGGCGCACCAAGCAGCATGCGCCGCGACAGGTCCGATCGGTCGCCGATCATGGCTTCAACGGCGCCTCGACGCCCGAAAAGGCCTGTACGGCGGGCGGAAGACGATCGCCCTTTACAATAATCGCAGAAAGGGCGGCGGTCAGCTCGGCGGCTTCGGCGGGCGTGAAGCGGAGATTGGCCGCATCGATATTCTGCATCATATGCGCCATCTGGGTCGTACCCGGGATCGGTACGATCCATGGCCGCTGGATCAACAACCAGCCCAATGCGATCTGCCCCGGCGTCGCCTGTTTCCGCGCGGCCCAATTTTTCAGCAAGTTCACCAAGGCCATGTTCGACGCGACATTCTCCTTGGCAAAGCGGGTTTCATATTTGCGGATGTCGCCGTCGGCATAGGCCGTCTGCGCATCGATCGCGCCGGTCAGGAAACCAACGCCCAGCGGGCTCCACGGCACGAAGCCGATGCCCAATTCTTCGCAAAGCGGCAGAACCTCGGCTTCCGGTCCGCGCCAGAGCATCGAATATTCGCTCTGCACCGCCGTCAGCGGCAGTGCGGCATGGGCACGGCGCAGCGTATCCAGCCCCATTTCGCTGAGCCCCCAGTGCAATATCTTGCCTTCGTCCATCAGATCCTTGATCGCGCCGGCGACATCCTCGATCGGCACCGCCGGGTCGACGCGATGCTGGTAGAGAAGGTCGATGCGGTCGGTCCGCAGCCGCCGGAGCGAACCTTCGACGGCAAGCTTGATATGGGCGGGGCGGCTGTTGAGACCGGGCCGGCGCTCGCCAGTTTCAAGATCGATATTCCAGCCGAACTTGGAGGCAATGACGATGCCGTTGCGGAAGGATTGGGTCGCCTCGCCCAGGATGCGCTCGTCTTCATGCGGCCCATAGGCCTCGGCCGTATCGAAGAGAGTGACGCCATGATCATGGGCGGCACTGATGATACGGTGCATCTCAGCCCGATCGGGGATGGTGGTCTGATAGGTCCGGTGCATGTTCTGGACACCAAGACCGATAGCGGACACCTCGAGCGCGCCCAATTTCCGGCGCGCGCCGAGAGATGTTCCGGTGCCCGACGTTCCTGCAGCGCCATTTGACGGTCCGATCGCCGGAGCCCCTACCGCTATGGTCGCCATTCCCATGCCCACCACGCCCAGCAGGCTACGCCGGCTCACATGGCCTGATCCGCGTTGGTCTGTCATGCCTATTTCCCTAATCAGAGCTTGCGCGTGCCGAGCCATTTCACCATCGCCGGATCGCGATGGTCGAAGAAACTGCTGGCCTTCTGGTCTAGTGCGGCGATGGCGGCGATATCGTCATCATTCAGGGCAAAGTCGAAGATCGCGAAATTTTCGGCCATGCGTTCCCTGCGAACCGACTTGGGGATCGCGACGATGCCGCGCTGGTTCAGCCAGCGCAGCACCACCTGCGCGATGCTCTTGCCGTGTTTCCGACCGATCGACGCCAGTAGTTCGTTGCTGAACAGCCCATTTTTGCCCTCGGCAAAAGGTCCCCATGCTTCGGCCTGAACGCCATATTCCGCCAGTAGCGCCTGGGCGTCATGCTGCTGATGAAAAGGATGAATCTCTATCTGGTTGACCGCAGGGACGATTTCATTATGCAGCACGAAATCGAGCAGCCGGTCGGGATAGAAATTGCTGACCCCGATGGCCCGGATCCGGCCTGCCCGATGAAGTTCCTGCATGGCGCGCCAGGCACCATAGACGTCGCCATAGGGCTGGTGAATCAGCCAGAGATCGAGATAGTCGAGCTGCAGCTTGTTGAGCGAACGCTCAAAGGCTGCCTTCGCGCCCTCATAGCTGGCATCCTCGATCCACAGCTTGGTGGTAACGAATAATTGGGCACGGTCGATACCATGCGCGCGAATGGCCTGTCCGACAGCTTCCTCATTGCCATAGGATGTCGCCGTATCGAGCAGGCGATAGCCCACATCGATGGCATCGCGCACACTGCGCTCGCACTCGGCCGGATCGGGAACCTGGAAGACGCCGAAACCGAGGCTTGGCATTTCGACGCCGTTGTTCAGCATCACTTGCGGGACAATCTGTGTCATTGGAAAATCTCCGTTCAGGCCGCGCAGGAAATTGATGTGCAGGATATAGCCTGAGAAGCGAAATGCGATTAGACGCCATAATCGGCATGTCGCTATAAGGTGACCTAATCAATGGCGGGCGAGAATTATAACGAGCTTGCAGCCTTCGTGATGGTCGCGCGCGAACGCAGCTTCACCCGTGCTGCGGCCAAGCTTGGCGTCTCACAATCGGCGCTCAGCCAGACCATCCGAGGGCTTGAGGAACGGCTGGGCCTGCGCCTGCTTGCCCGCACCACCCGCAGCGTATCGCCTACCGAGGCAGGCCATCGACTGTTCCGCACCCTGGCGCCGCGTTTCGAGGAGATTGCGCAGGAACTGGCCGCGCTCAGCGAATTGCGCGACAAGCCATCGGGCACGATCCGGATCAACAGCGGCGAGCATCCGGCCGTCTCGATCCTGCAGCCGGCCTTGCGCACGCTGCTACCAGGCAATCCCGACATCCGGGTTGAGATCATCGTCGACTATGGCCTGACCGATATCGTCGCGGAGGGCTATGATGCGGGCGTGCGTCTGGGCGACCAGGTCGCCAAGGACATGATTGCGGTCCGGATCGGCCCCGACCTGCGCATGGCGGTCGTCGGTTCACCCGACTATTTCGCCCGCCATCCGATCCCGCATGCACCGCACGACCTGACCGGCCATAATTGCATCGGCATCCGCCTACCCACCTATGGCGGCATCTTCCCCTGGGATCTCGACCGGGACGGACATGAGGTCAATGTTCGGGTCGAAGGGCAACTGGTCTTCAACAATATCGGCCTGCGGCTCAGTTCTGCGCTGGATGGCCTGGGCCTGGCCTATCTTCCGGAGGATCAGGTTCTGTCCCATATCGCGGATGGCCGGCTGGTACGCGTGCTGGAGGACTGGTGCGAGCCTTTCCCCGGCTATCATCTCTATTATCCCAGCCGACGCCAAGCCTCGCTGGCCTTCGCGCTGTTGGTCGAGACCCTGCGTTATCATGGCTGAGGACCATCCATCCCGGTGACCAGCCATCCAGGCTTTCAATTCAGACCGCTGGAGAATCTGCTATTTTAGTCAGCCGGGCTTGGTCATGCCAATCTTTGCACGAGAAAATCCACGAACACTCGAAGACGGGCCGGCACATTGGCACCGCCCAGAAAAACGGCATGGATCGTCTCGATATCGCCAGGATTATAATCCTCCAATAGCGGCACCAACTGGCCGGACGCCAGTTCGGGCTGCACACTGAACCGACCCACCCGCGTGATGCCGACGCCGTCGGCCGCGAGTTGGCCCAGCGTCTCGCCATTATTCGCCTCGATCGTACCCCGGACGCTCAGCGCATAATCGCCTCCATCTTTTCGGAATGGCCAAACCGGCTCTGCCCGGCGGAAATTGAAGTTCAGGCAGTTATGGCCGTGCAAATCTTCCGGTATTTCGGGTGTGCCGTGGCGGGCGAGATAAACGGGCGAAGCGACGATGACGCGGCCATTTTCGCCGAGCTTGCGGGCTGTCAACGGACTGTCGGCCAGCGGCCCGAAGCGGATCGCCACATCAGCTTGTCCGCCAGCGATGTCGACCAGCCGATCGCTGAGGCTGATGTCGATCAAGATATGCGGATAGAGTTGCGCGAATTCGCCGAGCAGCGGCACGATGCACAGCCGGCCATGGGAATGGGCTGCGCTCACCCGCAGCCGCCCGCGCGGTGCACCACGATCGGCAATTGCCTGTTCGGCCTCGTCCAGATCGGCCAGAATGCGGCGCGCACTGCTCAAATAGGCCTGGCCCTCCGCCGTCAGCGTCAGCGCGCGGGTGGAGCGTAGCAGCAGCCGGACCCCCAGCCGATCCTCGATCCGGTCGACCGCGCGGCTGACCGCCGACGGTGTAAGGCCCAGCAATCGTCCGGCGGCCGAAAAACTGCCTTCGGCGACTATGGCCGCGAAGGTTTCCAACGCTCGTGCCCGATCGGCATGAAAGGGTATCTTTTCATCCATTGCAAAGATCCTTCGCCTTGCAGCCCTCTAAACGCGGGGAGTCCGGCCTTCCATTTATGCGTCCATCACGGAATGGAAAGGGATGATGATGGAATATCGGCAATTGGGGGCATCGGGGCTGCGCGTGCCGGCGCTCAGTTTCGGCACCGGCACCTTCGGCGGCTCGGGGCCTTTGTTCGGCGCCTGGGGCACGAGCGACGCGCAGGAGGCACGCCGCTTGCTCGACATCTGCCTCGACGCCGGCATCACCCTGTTCGACACTGCCGACGTCTATTCCAACGGCGCGTCCGAAGAGGTGCTGGGCGCGGCGATCAAGGGGCGGCGCGATCAGCTATTGATCTCGACCAAGCTGGGCCTGCCGACCGGTGACGGCCCCAATGACTGGGGCGTGTCGCGCGATCGGCTGATCGGCGGCGTGGAAGCCGCGCTCCGGCGCCTTGGCACGGACTATATCGACCTGCTGCAACTGCATGCCTTCGATGCTTCGACACCGGTCGAGGAACTGCTGGCGACGCTCGACCAGTTGGTCCGCGCCGGCAAGCTGCGCCATGTCGGCGTGTCCAACTATCCCGGCTGGCAGCTGATGAAGGCACTAAGCGTGGCGGATCGCCAGGGCTGGCCGCGCTTCGTCGCGCACCAGGTCTATTATTCGCTGATCGGCCGCGCCTATGAGGCAGAGCTGATGCCGCTCGCCGCCGACCAGGGCGTGGGCGCGCTGGTATGGAGCCCGCTCGGTTGGGGCCGCCTCACCG
The sequence above is drawn from the Sphingobium sp. AP49 genome and encodes:
- a CDS encoding TonB-dependent receptor translates to MHFRSLALAAISLPVFATATAHAETPDAAPADSIIVTAQLREQDAIDVPMALSVIGQDQMDRMGLYEFDALSRFVPGFDVQNQSPNNPGFVMRGITSDSGTASNEPRVSVYQDGVSISKSRGSYVELFDIERVEIAKGPQSTLYGRGALIGAVNIIQNKAQLDSFEAAGRVSYGNYNSWLGEAMVNAPIGEGMAIRLAGRIRKRDGYTDNLLGGADFNSADTKAVRGSFHGEKGDLSFDLIGNYQKDTPNGTGFKSIAYNPTDPTTGAVIGDRGRNSGAALAAGTGFEDGKDLGLNRQVWGVTGIARLKLNDQFNLISTTAFRRFDALEIFDADGISLPMLTAAEDARGRQFSQEFRLTYDEGPITAFLGASYFWENGTQRVPTQFDERATLARLANALNGGGAIPGRPTTDPVPMAVLASPAFTGALLQGVASAYGVGLSSAQAQAIAANLKPNHLESTTNGARTNAFDLFGDVTVRLSDQFEIGGGLRYTHDDKRSTFMSSVENGRSILGGFIGALSQPTAVRTALLQALAVPGAATIPTSAAYPVPMFGLGAQPTAGNGGEDSDTLSNGGFSWRLTARYKPSDDTSLYATYARGRRPEVLAASAPSAPMGATRFSVLDSETVDSFELGAKTALMNRTLFLDGAAFFYQYDNFQTTVQQGTQFVLTNAGKAESYGFEGQLRWVPSDGLTLFATYAYNHSRFKTGVRDGNRFRLSPDHSASFGAEASLPAGPGRIIFTPSVTWQSKVFFDDDNDRPDLQQPPAALVADNIQDEWQGSYALVNARLGYEAPGGAWRIEGFIENAFDKKYIMDAGNTGDSLGMPTFIGGAPRFYGVSASFRFGGAQ
- a CDS encoding alkaline phosphatase D family protein, which encodes MKLDRRAALGLIGSGAALPGIGMAATPTAAGFAHGVASGDPTQRGAILWTRVTPADPAQQAAIALRWHVAENADGKPVESGIAEARAARDFTVKVEPRKLKAGQDYHYWFELTDGTKSPVGRFRTLAKGAVADAVLAVVSCQLYPGGFFTAYDSIAALDRIDAVVHLGDYIYEYGADGYGAEIGQKIGRGLEPAHEIVTLADYRTRHAHYKGDRSLQAAHARAAFICVWDDHETANDSWIGGAENHQPATEGDWAKRKAAAMQAYFEWMPIRDPQGNDPWEGINRRFDFGDLATLLMVETRLLARSEQAGFKGETPGRSEVAAVLAERNRPDREMLGEPQRAWLEQELAASVKAGTPWQILGNQVVMARVNGPDLAKLFGADKAAAMVATLQPSIRAQVELAQAGYRAGLPFNLDAWDGYPAARERLYQSIRRTGAHPLVLAGDSHAFWANQLADRDGNAIGVEFGTSSISSPSVGDTLPQVPLGNLLQQASPEVAFCDQRAKGYILLTLTAEKATGDYIAMSTIYAPKAEARTLRQFSLTVGATKFDRG
- a CDS encoding flavodoxin, producing the protein MIGDRSDLSRRMLLGAPAVLAFAGAAACAQDGRTARIKGSKTLVAYLTRSGNTRVIAETLHRTLSADLFEIRPARPYPADYEEHVAQAAHEHSSGYEPPLAALVTDIISYDEIFLGFPIWGQAVPPPIISFLKGHDLRGKILRPFMTHGGYGVGSAPDALASHAASALLQPPFVMEADQERRTLNQVKTWLGRIEGE
- a CDS encoding aldo/keto reductase; translated protein: MTDQRGSGHVSRRSLLGVVGMGMATIAVGAPAIGPSNGAAGTSGTGTSLGARRKLGALEVSAIGLGVQNMHRTYQTTIPDRAEMHRIISAAHDHGVTLFDTAEAYGPHEDERILGEATQSFRNGIVIASKFGWNIDLETGERRPGLNSRPAHIKLAVEGSLRRLRTDRIDLLYQHRVDPAVPIEDVAGAIKDLMDEGKILHWGLSEMGLDTLRRAHAALPLTAVQSEYSMLWRGPEAEVLPLCEELGIGFVPWSPLGVGFLTGAIDAQTAYADGDIRKYETRFAKENVASNMALVNLLKNWAARKQATPGQIALGWLLIQRPWIVPIPGTTQMAHMMQNIDAANLRFTPAEAAELTAALSAIIVKGDRLPPAVQAFSGVEAPLKP
- a CDS encoding aldo/keto reductase; amino-acid sequence: MTQIVPQVMLNNGVEMPSLGFGVFQVPDPAECERSVRDAIDVGYRLLDTATSYGNEEAVGQAIRAHGIDRAQLFVTTKLWIEDASYEGAKAAFERSLNKLQLDYLDLWLIHQPYGDVYGAWRAMQELHRAGRIRAIGVSNFYPDRLLDFVLHNEIVPAVNQIEIHPFHQQHDAQALLAEYGVQAEAWGPFAEGKNGLFSNELLASIGRKHGKSIAQVVLRWLNQRGIVAIPKSVRRERMAENFAIFDFALNDDDIAAIAALDQKASSFFDHRDPAMVKWLGTRKL
- a CDS encoding LysR family transcriptional regulator is translated as MAGENYNELAAFVMVARERSFTRAAAKLGVSQSALSQTIRGLEERLGLRLLARTTRSVSPTEAGHRLFRTLAPRFEEIAQELAALSELRDKPSGTIRINSGEHPAVSILQPALRTLLPGNPDIRVEIIVDYGLTDIVAEGYDAGVRLGDQVAKDMIAVRIGPDLRMAVVGSPDYFARHPIPHAPHDLTGHNCIGIRLPTYGGIFPWDLDRDGHEVNVRVEGQLVFNNIGLRLSSALDGLGLAYLPEDQVLSHIADGRLVRVLEDWCEPFPGYHLYYPSRRQASLAFALLVETLRYHG
- a CDS encoding LysR family transcriptional regulator, whose protein sequence is MDEKIPFHADRARALETFAAIVAEGSFSAAGRLLGLTPSAVSRAVDRIEDRLGVRLLLRSTRALTLTAEGQAYLSSARRILADLDEAEQAIADRGAPRGRLRVSAAHSHGRLCIVPLLGEFAQLYPHILIDISLSDRLVDIAGGQADVAIRFGPLADSPLTARKLGENGRVIVASPVYLARHGTPEIPEDLHGHNCLNFNFRRAEPVWPFRKDGGDYALSVRGTIEANNGETLGQLAADGVGITRVGRFSVQPELASGQLVPLLEDYNPGDIETIHAVFLGGANVPARLRVFVDFLVQRLA
- a CDS encoding aldo/keto reductase — its product is MEYRQLGASGLRVPALSFGTGTFGGSGPLFGAWGTSDAQEARRLLDICLDAGITLFDTADVYSNGASEEVLGAAIKGRRDQLLISTKLGLPTGDGPNDWGVSRDRLIGGVEAALRRLGTDYIDLLQLHAFDASTPVEELLATLDQLVRAGKLRHVGVSNYPGWQLMKALSVADRQGWPRFVAHQVYYSLIGRAYEAELMPLAADQGVGALVWSPLGWGRLTGKIRRSSPIPEGSRLHQTAAFAPPVEDEHLYRVVDALDEIAAETGRTVPQVALNWLLQRPTVSSVIIGARNEEQLRQNLGAVGWSLTADQVARLDRASYQMPAYPHAPYHQQAGFARLNPPLV